CGGCGAGCTCGACTCGCCCGAGATGCTCGAAGGCCTGCCGCGGCCGCTCGCCTCCCCCGAACTGCTGGAAACCTCGTCTCTGATATCTCACGCGAACGGTAAGTTGGCTGGCGACCTGTCCTGACGCACGATGGCGGCAGGTCGGTGGTAAGGGGGGCGGGCTCATGAGTGACAAAGGCAGGCGTTCGGCCGTCAGGCTGACCGCCCGCGGCGCCATCGCGCTTGTCCTCATCGGCACGTTGGCCGGTTACGTCCTGGCCGCGCTGCTCGACATGCCGCTCCTGGTGGGGCTCGCCTTCATCGGGTCGTGCCTGGTGGGCGTCACCCTCGTCAACCCGCGCGAGCTGCTGTCGCTGATGGTGACGCCGCCGCTGATCTTCTTCACCGCCACGCTGGTCGTCGAGCTGGGCCGCGCGCTCGGCAGCGCCTCTCTCGTGCAGGCGCTCGCGCTCGGCCTGTTCACCTCGCTGTCGGCGGGCGCGCCCTGGCTGTTCGCCGGCTCGGCGCTGGTGCTGGCCGTGGCGTGGAAGCGCGGGCTGCCGGCCAACGTCCGCGAGCTGCGCGAGGAGCTGCGGGCCGGCGTGGACGTGCCGCGCCCCCGCGCCGGCAGGGATAAGGCCTTCGCCCCCGAGCCAGAGGGTTACTTCGAGCCCAAGGTGTACGGCACGCCGCGCGTCACCGACGAATAACCGCCGGTCCGTTCTAGCCCGCGCGCAGGTCCTTGCGCAGCTCGTGCGGCAGGGCGAAGCGCATGCTCTCCTTGACCGACTCGACCTCCTCGACGTCGGTGAAGCCGTGGCCGGCCAGGTAGGCCAGCACGCCGTCGACCAGCTCCTCGGGGACCGAGGCCCCGCTGGTCACGCCGACCGTGGTGACGCCGTCGAGCCACTCGTCCTGGACGAAGGTGGCATTGTCGACGAGGTAGGAGGCGGCGCCGAAGCCCTTGGCCACCTCGACCAGGCGCTTGGAGTTGGAGGAGTTCTCGGAGCCGACCACGATGACCAGCTGCGCCTGAGCCGCGATCTCCTTCACCGCGACCTGGCGGTTCTGGGTGGCGTAGCAGATGTCGTCGCTGGGCGGGTCGAGCAGCGTCGGGAAGCGCTCCTTGAGCTTGTTGACGGTCTCGATGGTCTCGTCGACCGAGAGCGTCGTCTGCGAGAGCCAGACCAGCCTGCTGGGGTCCTTCACCTGGATGCGGTCGACCGAGTCGAGGCCGTCGACGAGCTGGATGTGGTCGGGAGCCTCACCCGCGGTGCCCTCGACCTCCTCGTGGCCCTCGTGCCCGATGAGCAGGATGTCGTAGTCCTGGTTGGCGAAGCGCTTGGCCTCGTTGTGCACCTTGGTGACGAGCGGGCAGGTCGCGTCGATCGTGCGCAGCTGCCGCTGACCGGCCTCCGCGTGGACCATCGGGGAGACGCCGTGGGCGGAGAACACCACGATCTCACCCTCGGGGACCTCGGCGGTCTCCTCGACGAAGATGGCGCCGCGCTCCTCCAGCGTCCTGACGACGTGGGTGTTGTGCACGATCTGCTTGCGTACGTAGATTGGCGCTCCGTACTGCTCGAGGGCCTTCTCGACCGCCTCGACTGCGCGATCCACTCCAGCACAGTAGCCTCGCGGTTTGGCTACGAGTACACGTCGGGCGGGGGTCTTTGGCTCCATGTTCCTATGCTACGTGGAGAGGCCACCCGGCCCGCCCGTGCCTGCCGTTACGGGCGTTCGCCAGACTGGCCGTCCAATACTGACCTCCCAGGGAGCCCGGCATGTCTCTCAGTGACGTTGTCCGCAACATCGCTAAAACCGTCACCAATCGTGAGGAGCTCAAGGAGAAGGCCAAGGAGGTGCCGCTGTTCGTCATCCAGACGACGCTCAGCGCCGCAGGCCAGGCGCTTCTGTTCGCCGACCGGGTGAAGAACGCCGTCAAGGGCATGGCGGGCAGGAACGAGGAGGAGGAGAGCGAGCGCTCCTCCGCCGCCGAGCAGCTGGCCACCACGACGGAGGCGGAGGAGGAGAAGAAGCCCGCGCGCAGGGAGCCGGTCATCTTCGCGCCCCGCGAGAAGCCCGCCGCCGAGGCCAAGCCCGAGCCGGTCATCTTCACGCCTTCCAAGGACGGCAGCGCGAACGGCTCGACCGCCGCCAAGCCCGAGCCCGCCGAGCCCGAGGCCGCGTCCGCCGCCTCGGCCGTCGAGACCGAGCCCGCACCCGCCGCTCAGGCCGACACCGACACCAAGCCCGCGCCCGCCGCGCAGGCCGAGCCTGAGACCAAGCCCGCCAAGCCCGTCGAGCCCGTCGAGCCCGCGGAGAGCAAGGCCAAGCCCGCACCCGCCGCACCCAAGGCGAAGCCCGCGTCCGCCGTTTCTGTGGAGGACGAGGCCAAGCCCGCGCCCGCCGTTTCGGTGCAGGACGAGGCCACGCCCGCCGTCGCTGTGGAGGCCGTGGCGGAGCCGTCCGCCGAGGTCGTGGCCGAGGCGGTGGCAGAGGCCGTGGCCGAGGTCGCTCCCGCGAAGGCCGGCAAGTCCGCCGCGGCCGCCAAGCCCGCGAAGTCGACGAAGACGCCCAAGGCCACGAAGGCCACGAAGCCGGCCCCGGCTGCCGCCGAGCCCGAGACCGAGGCCGGGCTGGCGCAGGCGGCCAAGGCCACCACGTCGGCCGCCGAGGACGCCGACACCGCTGCGACCAAGGAGCGCGACCTCGTCGAGCCGCTGCCCGGATACGCCGACCTCAGCGTGGCCTCGCTGCGCGCCAGGATGCGCGGCAAGTCCGCGGCGCAGATCCAGGACATGCTCGACTTCGAACAGGCCACCAGCGCCCGCGCCGAGGTCGTGCGCATGTACCAGAACCGCCTCGCCAAGCTCGAAGCCGCCGAATAGTCGGTCGCGCCCTCTAGCCTTCCTTCCATGAGCGCGAAGACCACACCGGAACAGCCCTTGCCGGTCCGCACCGTCCTGCAGATGGTCGCGGGATGGATCGGCAAGCTCGGCACGGTGTGGGTGGAGGGCCAGATCACCGAGCTGACCGCGAGGGGCGGCACGGTGTTCATCACCCTGCGCGACCCTGTCGCCAACGTCTCGGCCAGGGTCACCTGCCCGCGCGGGGTCTACGAGGCCGCCGTGCCCCGTCCCGCCGACGGGGCGCGTGTCGTGGTCCACGTCAAGCCCGACTTCTGGGTCAACAGGGGCTCGTTCGCCTTCACCGCGCTGGAGATCCGCCCCGTCGGGGTGGGCGAGCTGCTGGCCCGTCTCGAACGGCTGCGGCAGGTGCTCGCGGCCGAGGGCTTGTTCAGCGCCGACCGCAAGCGCCGCCTGCCCTTCCTGCCCGGCACGATCGGCCTGATCTGCGGGCGCGACTCGGCAGCCGAGCGCGACGTGCTGGAGAACTCCCGTCGCCGGTGGCCGGCCGTCCGGTTCAAGGTGGAGCAGGTGGCCGTGCAGGGGCCTTATGCGGTCGGCGAGGTCACCGAGTCGCTGCGCAAGCTCGACGCCGACACCGAGGTCGACGTCATCGTCATCGCGCGCGGCGGCGGCTCCCTCGAGGACCTGCTGCCCTTCTCCGACGAGTCGCTGGTCCGCGCGGTCTCTGCCTGTCGCACGCCGGTCGTCAGCGCCATCGGGCACGAGCAGGACAGCCCGCTGCTCGACCTGGTGGCCGACGTCCGCGCCTCCACCCCCACCGACGCGGCCAAGAAGGTCGTGCCCGACGTGGGAGAGCAGCTCACGCTGGTCAGGCAGCTGCGCGACAGGGGGCGCCGGGTGATGGGCGGGTGGCTCGACAGGGAGTTGGCGTGGCTCACCTCGGTCCGCTCGCGTCCCTCGCTCGCCGACCCCGTGAGGGAGCTCGAACGGCGGGCCGAGCAGGTCGACGCGCTGCGGGAGCGGGCCAGGCGGGTCATGGGCGGCTCTCTCGACCGCGCCGAGGACGATCTGACCCACCTCCGGGCCCGGCTGGTGGCCCTGTCTCCCGCGGCGACGCTGGAGCGGGGCTACGCGATCGTGCAGCATCCGTCGGGAGAGGTCGTACGGCTGGCGCGCGACGTCTCGCCAGGCGACCAGCTCACGGTCAGACTGCCCGACGGCCGAATCCCCGTAACGGTCAACCAACCCAACGAACCGAACGAGCCCTGACCTGACCCGACCCGACCCGACAAGGATGGACCGACCAGAGGGATCCCGACGCGTCCCACGTGAAGGCGGACCACCCAATAGATCCCGACGCGTGCCCCCGAAGGCGGACCACCCCATGGGTTCTGACGCGTGCCCGTGAAGGCGGATCACCCAAGGATGCCGACGCGTCTCCGTCAACCCGATGGATCCTGGCGTGTCCCCGGCGGAGGCGCATGAAGGCCGATGAGATCGGGCTTGGGCCGACGAGGTGGAGCCCGGTAGAGGCCGATCAGTTGGCCTAGCCGTCGAGGCCCTTGAGGGGTGACGGGCGCCGTGACGGCGGGTCACCGGAGTCCTGCTGGGCGGCGCGCCTTCGGCGGACGGCACCCCGTGACCGCGGAGGCGCTGGGTGGCTTGCCGTACAGAATCGAGGGCGCCGTCGGAATGGCGGCACCCCAGAGTGGCGGCACCCCAAAGTGGCGGCACCCCAAAGTGGCGGCACCCCAAAGTGGCGGCACCCCAAAGTGGCGGTGCCTGGAATGACGGTGCCTGGAGTGGTGGCACCCAGGATGGCGGCGACACGGGGGTGGCGGCGACGCGGGGCGGGCGCGCGGACCGGGGGGTGGACGATTCTGTCGGGTGCGCGCCCTAGGGTGGTGCGGTGGCTAAGAACG
This window of the Nonomuraea africana genome carries:
- a CDS encoding DUF6542 domain-containing protein translates to MSDKGRRSAVRLTARGAIALVLIGTLAGYVLAALLDMPLLVGLAFIGSCLVGVTLVNPRELLSLMVTPPLIFFTATLVVELGRALGSASLVQALALGLFTSLSAGAPWLFAGSALVLAVAWKRGLPANVRELREELRAGVDVPRPRAGRDKAFAPEPEGYFEPKVYGTPRVTDE
- a CDS encoding 4-hydroxy-3-methylbut-2-enyl diphosphate reductase — translated: MEPKTPARRVLVAKPRGYCAGVDRAVEAVEKALEQYGAPIYVRKQIVHNTHVVRTLEERGAIFVEETAEVPEGEIVVFSAHGVSPMVHAEAGQRQLRTIDATCPLVTKVHNEAKRFANQDYDILLIGHEGHEEVEGTAGEAPDHIQLVDGLDSVDRIQVKDPSRLVWLSQTTLSVDETIETVNKLKERFPTLLDPPSDDICYATQNRQVAVKEIAAQAQLVIVVGSENSSNSKRLVEVAKGFGAASYLVDNATFVQDEWLDGVTTVGVTSGASVPEELVDGVLAYLAGHGFTDVEEVESVKESMRFALPHELRKDLRAG
- the xseA gene encoding exodeoxyribonuclease VII large subunit codes for the protein MSAKTTPEQPLPVRTVLQMVAGWIGKLGTVWVEGQITELTARGGTVFITLRDPVANVSARVTCPRGVYEAAVPRPADGARVVVHVKPDFWVNRGSFAFTALEIRPVGVGELLARLERLRQVLAAEGLFSADRKRRLPFLPGTIGLICGRDSAAERDVLENSRRRWPAVRFKVEQVAVQGPYAVGEVTESLRKLDADTEVDVIVIARGGGSLEDLLPFSDESLVRAVSACRTPVVSAIGHEQDSPLLDLVADVRASTPTDAAKKVVPDVGEQLTLVRQLRDRGRRVMGGWLDRELAWLTSVRSRPSLADPVRELERRAEQVDALRERARRVMGGSLDRAEDDLTHLRARLVALSPAATLERGYAIVQHPSGEVVRLARDVSPGDQLTVRLPDGRIPVTVNQPNEPNEP